The region tttatcataactatatcataacattttaatataccttatcatattattatcatcaaatttatcatactgttatcataatgttgtttatcttttatcatAACTGCATCacattattatcataactttatcacaCTATTATTGTAATcgtataatgttatgatattgatatgataaccATCATACAAACATGTtaacgttaatgataccgaaatgataatcaaTCACTTTTCTtgatactattatcataaaccttatcatactattatcacaaacgtataatattatgatattgatatgataatattatgatacataTATTctaacgttaatgataccgatatgataatcaagtatttttttgataattttttttacagtgttatgataatgatatgataatgtcatagtgatactgatatgataatcagacgctgttttctgcagaaaatcgtttttctgcagaaaatcgttttttccattataaaatcgttttttatgctattttttagatctgaaactgaaaaaaaataaagagcaaTTTTTATAGATctgagaattaaaataaatcgcaATGATCACCACAATctaagaaaaaaatcgctaaaactaaATATGGAAGAACGGTGGATCGATGATGGTGACGGGATGGCAGATCGACGGCGGCGTGATGGCGGAACGACGGCGGATCGATGAAGGAACAACGACAGAAcaatagaaaaagaagaaaagaaaatgaaaagaaagaagaaaatggagaagaagaagaagaagaaagaagagagagagagagaagagaggAAAGAAAAGAAATCAGAGAACAAAAAGGAAATACACGtgttaaagtaataaaataaatacttagagtaaaaaataatataaaagaagtattattataataaaaaaagagtttagagtaaaaaaataaaagtgctaaaaaagtgaggtattttttctatttttttcttgttgaggtaaacattactattattttagaaaatagggtatttttcctaattttctctaataTAATAGGCTAGTCcacgaatgacgtggtagattgagtctacctaagaatctctctatATTAAGCTATCAATCAGTTAAAATTATCACAATTTTAGGGAATAATTAGAAAAGATAGTGAATTATACACAATTTTAGGgaataattagaaaaaatagtGAATTATACGTACTGCTAATCAATAATAGCaatttcttattaaaatcaaattcctTATACTAATAGTACCTtatctttattaattaataaattaagaaaagacTATAAAAcctcttattaaaataaatttgaaagggCTTTTTGGTAAATTTGTTTCTCCCCCACCCtcccgtgcttttatatatagtactagcgtttcgccacgtgctacacACGTGACCgacatttacatgacccgttataaatattaaattattaaaatatattattataaattaataaaattaaaattatagcacGTAGTGATATTTACATGGCTCGTTATATATagtaaatattaattatgacccgttatatatattaaatattattaaaattattaattttttatgaattattaaaatatattactatAGTTTATAATGAATTATTACAAATTTTTAAGATTGAAATTATAGCACGTgatgatatttatatgacccgttatatatagtaaatcttaattatattaatcaattgagattaaaattgtaatattttaatagtttattatGAAATTGATCGAAAATAATTCAAGTGTGTTAGTGTACTAAGTGAGTGATATATAAATCATAAGTGTTATAACAATTTTACAATTATGCAAAGTTCATGCATATGGCTTCTGCCGAATTAATGAAAGGTTAATTAATAAGATGGCAAAATCCATCTTAAAACCCCTCTATTTTACTATTTTGACTCGATAAGCCCCTATCCTAAAGTTTGTCATGGTCGAATCCTTTTACTTTCAAAAATCGCATTTTTAGGCCCTTAGGAGGATAGAAATTGCAAATGAAACTCACTCTCCGTTAACGAGAgagtgaaaaaaaaatactctgaattttttacttttaattttcataaatacaTATACTAAATTTTAAGGACCTTAGatgtattttttctttttcttttcacttcatcttctccaatCACACGTTATACACACACATCAAACAAACACAACAGATTTCTTGTAAGATTATCTTTCTAATCCTTTTATTACCAGTTGTTTATTTGTTATTGTTTTGCTTCATCACTGATCGCACCATCAGAAGGACAACAATACCTGGCAGTGGTTGACGGCATCGTCAACAGCAATGGCACTGCCGTCTCAACGACAGCGTCGTCATTACACAACGATGGTGTCGTCGTATGTTTTATCATCAGATCTGCTTCTGTCTCGATCAATAGTTCTTTCTCATTAACACTAGCCGAATTAAAAACAGACCATTCAAACAACAAAAGGGCCTTCTCCCAATTACCAGAGCAATCTAATGACTTTATAAGACCAATCAAATCAACTTGAAACAACTCGAACTTGCAAGAATCGAACCAAGAACTCAAACTATGCAAAGGCTGGTCAAGAATTGAGTCAAGAACCAACTTACCCTTTCTTGACAAATACTCAACCGACCCATTACTCAAACCATCATCACCATATTTTCGTTCTTCCATTTTTTTCAAACTCAAATTCAAGAAACGGATTGGGTTTTCTTTCTTGAACATGTTGAAGCTGTTTCTTGACAGAAAAATTACGAATTTGAAGGGAAGTGGCCAATCTTGGATTGTTAGGTGGTGAGGAAGAGAGATTGAGAAGGTTTTGGAGGAGGGAATCGAAGTGGACGGAGAGGTGAGAAGAGGAaggaggaggtggtggtggaAGTTTGGCGTGGTGGAGGTTTCTTGGATGGAGATGGTGCTATTGATCCTGTCTCGGTTATGGAAGCTGTTATTTCTGGTGAAGAGTATCAAAAGCTAGCTGTGCTTGACtgattttattttctcttgTGTTTTTTGAGAATGAAATTGACTAATTATGTTTTTTCTTGAGAATAAAATAGATCAAttcttcattttcatttaagcctctttcaattttcatttcatatatttgtgtttataaTGTAAAACTTTCAAATGAaactgatttgatttcaaataattcTGCTATTCCTGCAAATTGATCTAGCAATTGGAgacggtggtggtggtggagatgGGGTGGCAGAGacagtggtggtggtggagatgGATTATCGATGGAGTGAATTGAAGATGATGGGAAAATGATAGTTTTGCCATTAAAGTTattatattttactattttttattaaattgtaattttatgtaaaataagTCCTTAAGTTGATATGCCACGTGGGCATCAATAAATAGGAAGAAATGTCACGTTATCGTTTTCTGTTAATAAACGGAGAGTGGGCTTCACTTGCCCTTTTCCATCCACGTAAGGGCCTAAAAATACGATTTTTGAAAGTAAAAAGACTCGGCCGCGAAAAACTTTGGGGTAGGGGCTTCTCGAGTCAAAATGGTAATAGTAGAAGGGCCTTACGATGGGTTTTGCGTAATAAGATTGATAATAGTTTGATAATGTTTAGTtgcaataaaaaatatattaacgTAGTCAATAGTGTTTGAAGTTTAACTATATACTAATTCTAATAGTCCGTAGTTAGTAGTGTTTTATGTTTAACTAAAagctaatttttcttttataatatattatttaaattaacctTTTATTAGTCTTATctattcaattataaattatacccttaatgaaaccTATTAGCGTAATTTTGTTTGTCTCTCCCCCCCTCCCCCTCCTTCCcacatataaaatagttatagatagatagatagatggATTAATAGTTTGACTCCttctgtttgaaaattaaataatgtcGTCCCTCAGTTTCAGTTATGCGAACTATGACACCCttctgttattttttttatgattttaccATTAATGACAAATGAAAAGACCAAAATAACTTTCATATATAATGTTGCGgttttagttaatataaaaaaCCTTAATTAAACAAATAGTAACGATGACGTGTTATTAAGATATATTTTGGCACTAGTCCTTTATAAGGATGAAGACATATTTTGACAAAGGTATTGTCACTTGAATTCATTTTGTAACTATGACAAGTTCCTCTTCAACACAACCAATACCAAATACTTAAATTTATACGGTTAATACTTCAAGCCTAGAATTAGAAGATGatgattttataattacaacAGATGTCCATCAACTGTTTATATTTTGTAGAGTGGAGACtaataaaattgtgaaattaCACATATATAGGGCTGTGCAAAAACCAGATCGACCGATTTAACCGAgtcaaatcaaaccgaaatataaattttaattcggaAATTTTGGTCAAAACGGCACCGTTTGGTGCTGAGGTGTGGAAAATATCGGGGTTTGATTTACGGTTTGGATTTAGCTGATTGGTTACCGATTTAACCGAATAACCGATACACAAAACGACACTGTTTTGTATAGGGTTATAACACACGCGTGGGAAGCTTCTGGAGCCTCCACACGTATCAGAAACCCTACACAAAACGGTGAGTTTTGTGTAAGGTATTTAAACCACCTTAAAAATTTGTAACCCTAAAATTCTAAACCTAATTCATTTCTCCTTCTATCGCCTCTCTCtctactctctctctctctattcCATTCTCTGATTTTCTCTCTgaaaaaaaccctaattcaaaCCTCATTCCTCATACACATAATCAAATACTAAACGATGGCTCCTCCTCTCCTCTTTGATATCATGGATTTATGGTCTGATTAAGCttctttctgtttttatttcGAAATCTTCTTCTTTTCTGTAGAAGAACTGAAGAAGGAACTTGTCTTGTGTTCTGATCTCTTTACTTTTTATTAACGATCTgttaataaatagtataaaacACGAACTAACTGGTAAGATATTAGATTTGTTTACCTTTCATTTCCAGTTTAACTTTGGTTCTGTGTTTGATTCTTTCATGATTACATGAAGAAGCCTAACTAATGGTCTGTGTTTGATTCTTGCATGATGGATCTATCATTTGTGTTTGATTATTGCATCTGACTGGT is a window of Mercurialis annua linkage group LG2, ddMerAnnu1.2, whole genome shotgun sequence DNA encoding:
- the LOC126669569 gene encoding uncharacterized protein LOC126669569: MFKKENPIRFLNLSLKKMEERKYGDDGLSNGSVEYLSRKGKLVLDSILDQPLHSLSSWFDSCKFELFQVDLIGLIKSLDCSGNWEKALLLFEWSVFNSASVNEKELLIETEADLMIKHTTTPSLCNDDAVVETAVPLLLTMPSTTARSV